In one window of Juglans regia cultivar Chandler chromosome 3, Walnut 2.0, whole genome shotgun sequence DNA:
- the LOC109021331 gene encoding cyanidin 3-O-galactoside 2''-O-xylosyltransferase FGGT1-like isoform X2, translating to MSSEALPHIAMYPWFAIGHLYSFMDTANKLAERGHIISFFLPTKTQTKLEPLNLYKDLISFIPITVPHVDGLPSGTEITADIPRSSLSLLTTAFDLTEPTIDSSLRDIKPHFVFYDFAHWLPSLARRLCIKAICLSVVGPPAVGYLISPERKLIEKPITVVDLKAPPQRFPPSSIKLSAHESREALTLLTVKKDGQGGISFVERLMISYIDCDALVFKACREMEGIYCDYLEAQFRKPVILSGPMVPRPPTSALENKWATWMDGFEAKTMIFCAFGSECILKKDQFQELILGLELSGLPFFAVLKPPIGVETIESALPKGFEERVMGRGLVHGEWVQQQLILQHPSVGCFVTHCGSNSSAEGLVSECQLVLLPHAVEQYIIARELAGDIKLGVEVEKGEEDGLFTREGVCRAVRAVMDDDSKVGQEVRANHTKWRELLLSTGLENSYLDSFVQRLYSLLE from the coding sequence ATGAGCTCCGAGGCCCTTCCTCACATAGCCATGTACCCATGGTTCGCAATAGGCCACCTATACTCGTTCATGGACACCGCCAATAAACTTGCAGAGAGAGGCCACATAATCTCTTTCTTCTTGCCAACCAAAACTCAAACTAAGCTGGAGCCTCTTAATCTGTACaaagacctcatttctttcatcCCAATTACTGTTCCACACGTAGATGGCCTCCCTTCTGGTACTGAAATAACTGCAGATATTCCTCGCTCATCGTTATCCCTCCTCACCACTGCCTTTGACCTCACTGAACCCACAATTGATTCCTCTCTTCGTGACATCAAGCCCCATTTCGTATTCTACGATTTCGCTCACTGGTTACCATCCTTGGCTCGCCGCCTATGCATCAAGGCTATATGTCTTTCAGTTGTTGGCCCTCCAGCCGTGGGATATTTGATTAGCCCAGAAAGGAAACTCATTGAGAAACCCATAACAGTGGTCGATCTTAAAGCACCTCCGCAGAGATTCCCACCTTCTTCGATTAAGCTATCTGCCCATGAATCCCGAGAAGCACTTACCCTTTTAACGGtgaagaaagatggccaaggCGGCATATCATTCGTGGAACGCCTAATGATCTCTTATATAGATTGCGATGCCCTTGTTTTCAAAGCCTGCAGGGAGATGGAAGGGATTTACTGTGACTATCTGGAAGCACAATTTAGAAAGCCTGTGATTCTTTCAGGCCCAATGGTGCCCAGGCCACCAACTTCAGCATTAGAAAACAAATGGGCAACGTGGATGGATGGCTTCGAGGCTAAAACTATGATATTCTGTGCATTCGGAAGCGAATGTATTTTAAAGAAGGATCAGTTTCAAGAACTAATTTTGGGTCTAGAGCTATCGGGTTTACCATTTTTCGCTGTGCTAAAACCACCAATAGGGGTTGAAACGATTGAGTCTGCATTGCCAAAAGGGTTTGAGGAGAGGGTAATGGGAAGAGGGCTTGTTCATGGGGAATGGGTACAGCAGCAGTTGATTTTGCAGCACCCTTCTGTGGGGTGCTTTGTGACACATTGCGGGTCAAACTCTTCAGCTGAAGGCCTAGTGAGTGAGTGCCAATTAGTGCTTCTGCCACACGCTGTGGAACAATATATCATTGCAAGGGAGTTGGCCGGAGATATAAAATTAGGAGTTGAGGTTGAAAAAGGTGAAGAAGACGGGCTATTTACTAGGGAGGGAGTGTGCAGGGCTGTGAGGGCAGTGATGGATGATGATAGCAAGGTTGGGCAGGAGGTGAGAGCCAACCATACTAAATGGCGAGAGTTACTGCTGAGCACAGGGCTTGAGAATTCCTACCTTGACAGCTTCGTTCAAAGGCTGTATTCTCTGCTGGAATGA
- the LOC109021331 gene encoding cyanidin 3-O-galactoside 2''-O-xylosyltransferase FGGT1-like isoform X1: protein MPPNLFLQNFQSKQTAQQQFHVTASLSILCLHYYNFKHHWKMTDLHSKIGDTTSPYIYCLAPIESLYFVRSKEGKIYLHSLIMTSVANMSSEALPHIAMYPWFAIGHLYSFMDTANKLAERGHIISFFLPTKTQTKLEPLNLYKDLISFIPITVPHVDGLPSGTEITADIPRSSLSLLTTAFDLTEPTIDSSLRDIKPHFVFYDFAHWLPSLARRLCIKAICLSVVGPPAVGYLISPERKLIEKPITVVDLKAPPQRFPPSSIKLSAHESREALTLLTVKKDGQGGISFVERLMISYIDCDALVFKACREMEGIYCDYLEAQFRKPVILSGPMVPRPPTSALENKWATWMDGFEAKTMIFCAFGSECILKKDQFQELILGLELSGLPFFAVLKPPIGVETIESALPKGFEERVMGRGLVHGEWVQQQLILQHPSVGCFVTHCGSNSSAEGLVSECQLVLLPHAVEQYIIARELAGDIKLGVEVEKGEEDGLFTREGVCRAVRAVMDDDSKVGQEVRANHTKWRELLLSTGLENSYLDSFVQRLYSLLE, encoded by the exons ATGCCACCTAATCTTTTCCTACAGAACTTTCAATCAAAACAAACAGCTCAACAACAGTTTCATGTCACGGCTTCCCTTTCAATTCTTTGTTTGCATTATTATAACTTCAAACACCATTGGAAAATGACTGATCTCCACTCCAAAATAGGAGACACAACCTCTCCATACATCTATTGCCTTGCCCCCATTGAAAGCTTATAttttgtgaggagcaaggaggGGAAGATCTATCTGCATTCTTTAATCATGACTTCCGTAG CAAATATGAGCTCCGAGGCCCTTCCTCACATAGCCATGTACCCATGGTTCGCAATAGGCCACCTATACTCGTTCATGGACACCGCCAATAAACTTGCAGAGAGAGGCCACATAATCTCTTTCTTCTTGCCAACCAAAACTCAAACTAAGCTGGAGCCTCTTAATCTGTACaaagacctcatttctttcatcCCAATTACTGTTCCACACGTAGATGGCCTCCCTTCTGGTACTGAAATAACTGCAGATATTCCTCGCTCATCGTTATCCCTCCTCACCACTGCCTTTGACCTCACTGAACCCACAATTGATTCCTCTCTTCGTGACATCAAGCCCCATTTCGTATTCTACGATTTCGCTCACTGGTTACCATCCTTGGCTCGCCGCCTATGCATCAAGGCTATATGTCTTTCAGTTGTTGGCCCTCCAGCCGTGGGATATTTGATTAGCCCAGAAAGGAAACTCATTGAGAAACCCATAACAGTGGTCGATCTTAAAGCACCTCCGCAGAGATTCCCACCTTCTTCGATTAAGCTATCTGCCCATGAATCCCGAGAAGCACTTACCCTTTTAACGGtgaagaaagatggccaaggCGGCATATCATTCGTGGAACGCCTAATGATCTCTTATATAGATTGCGATGCCCTTGTTTTCAAAGCCTGCAGGGAGATGGAAGGGATTTACTGTGACTATCTGGAAGCACAATTTAGAAAGCCTGTGATTCTTTCAGGCCCAATGGTGCCCAGGCCACCAACTTCAGCATTAGAAAACAAATGGGCAACGTGGATGGATGGCTTCGAGGCTAAAACTATGATATTCTGTGCATTCGGAAGCGAATGTATTTTAAAGAAGGATCAGTTTCAAGAACTAATTTTGGGTCTAGAGCTATCGGGTTTACCATTTTTCGCTGTGCTAAAACCACCAATAGGGGTTGAAACGATTGAGTCTGCATTGCCAAAAGGGTTTGAGGAGAGGGTAATGGGAAGAGGGCTTGTTCATGGGGAATGGGTACAGCAGCAGTTGATTTTGCAGCACCCTTCTGTGGGGTGCTTTGTGACACATTGCGGGTCAAACTCTTCAGCTGAAGGCCTAGTGAGTGAGTGCCAATTAGTGCTTCTGCCACACGCTGTGGAACAATATATCATTGCAAGGGAGTTGGCCGGAGATATAAAATTAGGAGTTGAGGTTGAAAAAGGTGAAGAAGACGGGCTATTTACTAGGGAGGGAGTGTGCAGGGCTGTGAGGGCAGTGATGGATGATGATAGCAAGGTTGGGCAGGAGGTGAGAGCCAACCATACTAAATGGCGAGAGTTACTGCTGAGCACAGGGCTTGAGAATTCCTACCTTGACAGCTTCGTTCAAAGGCTGTATTCTCTGCTGGAATGA